Proteins co-encoded in one Desulfitobacterium hafniense DCB-2 genomic window:
- a CDS encoding 4Fe-4S dicluster domain-containing protein, giving the protein MQPVKIDYIRCNGCGLCEKNCPGDLIFMDERTKMPVVRYPEECWLCGACRMDCPKDCIKIVFPLVAL; this is encoded by the coding sequence GTGCAGCCAGTTAAAATCGACTATATCCGTTGCAATGGGTGTGGTCTTTGTGAAAAGAATTGCCCGGGAGATCTGATTTTTATGGATGAAAGGACAAAAATGCCGGTAGTTAGATATCCGGAAGAATGCTGGTTATGTGGAGCCTGTCGCATGGATTGTCCTAAAGATTGCATTAAGATTGTGTTCCCTTTAGTTGCCTTATAA
- a CDS encoding tripartite tricarboxylate transporter permease, whose amino-acid sequence MLQASLDGLLSLFTFQAMLYMTIGVAFGLVIGFLPGLGGIVAMALLLPFTFGLEPTAALALLLGAHIATIFGSSISGILFNVPGAAKSVTICFDGYPMSQRGEGSRALGAAAMASLLGGIIGAVFLTFSLPFMRAVMLALGPSEYFMMAVWGLTIIAIFSEGSVLKGLVAAGLGLLISFIGMDPVTSTARYTFDLLFLLDGIDFSVAVIGLFAVSQMIKLYVKGETIAQLSTVENKCTVWDGVKDVFRHWRLVISSSILGLFIGVLPGVGASVGGIAAYGQAVQTSKHPEKFGTGMVEGVIAPEATNAANEGGGLIPTLGFGVPGGESMTILLSAFLTMGIQPGRELLTTNLSVVFAMVWIIVFANILTTGVGLGIAQKLTKLTMLPHNILIPVILAVCFIGAYSIRGRFGDVVVTAVFGVIGYFLDKYKYSRADLVIGMVLGMMIERYMHISLTLYGNTFFITRPVTFIMLLIIIVTTAYPFIKRWRKSATTGGAS is encoded by the coding sequence ATGTTACAGGCTTCACTGGACGGGCTTTTATCACTTTTTACATTTCAAGCCATGCTGTATATGACAATCGGGGTGGCGTTCGGATTGGTGATCGGCTTTCTGCCGGGGCTCGGCGGGATTGTGGCCATGGCGTTGCTCCTGCCGTTTACCTTCGGGCTGGAACCTACGGCAGCTTTGGCCCTGCTGTTGGGAGCACACATCGCAACAATTTTCGGGAGTTCAATCAGCGGGATTTTATTTAATGTTCCGGGTGCCGCCAAAAGTGTGACGATCTGTTTTGACGGCTATCCCATGTCCCAAAGGGGTGAAGGTTCCCGGGCCTTAGGAGCGGCAGCGATGGCTTCCCTGCTCGGCGGAATTATCGGAGCGGTTTTTCTGACCTTTTCCCTGCCCTTTATGAGGGCCGTTATGCTGGCCCTGGGCCCTTCGGAATATTTCATGATGGCGGTGTGGGGGCTTACCATCATTGCCATCTTCAGTGAGGGTTCCGTGCTCAAAGGATTGGTCGCCGCCGGCCTGGGACTTTTGATTTCCTTTATAGGAATGGACCCTGTGACGAGCACCGCCAGATATACCTTTGACCTGCTCTTTTTGCTCGACGGAATCGACTTTTCAGTAGCGGTAATCGGCTTGTTCGCGGTGTCGCAGATGATTAAGCTCTATGTTAAAGGTGAAACCATCGCCCAGCTGTCCACCGTGGAAAATAAATGTACGGTCTGGGACGGGGTTAAAGACGTTTTCAGGCACTGGCGCTTAGTCATTTCATCAAGCATCCTGGGGCTTTTTATTGGCGTACTGCCGGGGGTCGGCGCCAGTGTAGGGGGTATAGCGGCTTATGGACAAGCGGTGCAAACATCCAAGCATCCGGAAAAGTTCGGTACCGGCATGGTTGAAGGCGTTATTGCCCCGGAAGCCACCAATGCAGCCAACGAGGGCGGGGGCTTGATCCCCACTCTGGGGTTCGGTGTGCCGGGGGGAGAGAGCATGACCATTCTTCTGTCCGCCTTTCTTACCATGGGTATTCAACCGGGCCGGGAATTGCTGACCACGAATTTAAGCGTCGTTTTTGCGATGGTTTGGATTATCGTTTTTGCCAATATTTTAACGACGGGAGTAGGTTTGGGGATAGCGCAAAAGTTAACCAAATTGACGATGCTTCCCCACAATATCCTGATCCCGGTGATTCTGGCCGTTTGCTTCATAGGGGCATACTCGATCCGGGGAAGGTTTGGGGATGTAGTTGTTACTGCGGTTTTCGGGGTTATCGGTTATTTCCTGGATAAGTACAAGTATTCAAGAGCGGATCTGGTGATTGGGATGGTTCTCGGCATGATGATAGAGCGCTATATGCATATATCTCTCACCCTTTATGGAAACACCTTCTTTATTACCAGACCGGTCACATTTATCATGCTGCTTATCATTATCGTTACAACCGCCTACCCGTTTATTAAGCGGTGGCGGAAATCAGCTACGACAGGAGGGGCAAGCTGA
- a CDS encoding tripartite tricarboxylate transporter TctB family protein, whose translation MSNLKVSKRAVSQRTQENIVAIILFLIFVGFLVVSFDYGSRARMIPVPVAIASLFLILLQFIIQNTNTKLDLNVNPADLFKSSQSGITIEDEKKETIGVTGGKKQAGGSQWVALSWLVIILLLILLIGLIPAMCVFVLGYLLLITKMKWHVAACFAAINTIVLYVLFVLLLQREMYEGLLLTLLFR comes from the coding sequence ATGAGCAATCTGAAAGTGAGTAAGCGGGCAGTGAGTCAAAGGACACAGGAAAATATTGTAGCGATTATCTTGTTCCTGATATTTGTTGGCTTTCTGGTGGTGTCCTTTGATTATGGATCAAGGGCCAGGATGATACCGGTACCCGTGGCGATTGCATCGTTGTTCTTGATCCTGCTCCAGTTCATCATCCAGAATACGAATACAAAACTCGATTTGAATGTCAATCCGGCCGATTTATTCAAATCTTCTCAAAGCGGGATAACAATTGAAGACGAGAAAAAGGAAACCATTGGGGTAACGGGCGGGAAGAAGCAGGCCGGAGGTTCACAATGGGTGGCGTTATCCTGGCTGGTGATCATCTTGCTCCTGATTCTTCTGATTGGGCTTATACCGGCGATGTGCGTGTTTGTCCTCGGATATCTCCTCTTGATTACTAAGATGAAGTGGCATGTCGCGGCGTGTTTCGCCGCTATAAACACAATCGTGCTGTATGTATTGTTTGTTCTGCTTTTGCAGCGGGAGATGTACGAGGGTTTGCTGCTGACATTGTTATTCCGATAG
- a CDS encoding Bug family tripartite tricarboxylate transporter substrate binding protein, whose amino-acid sequence MLKRSKWFVVFMVVALLVSSIAGCSSSAGSTAPAGGEKLFYEGKTITLIVPNTAGKGMDTYARMIVPYIQKYSGAKNIIVKNITGAGGVIGINDLWNAKPDGLTIAFTSIPTIILSQLSEGEGVKYDATQFTYLGRASTEARILTVGGNSSIKSIEDIADLGRDFKFPTQGTDEDFFTMAVIANSLGFGLKAITGYEGNADTALAVVKGDGDGHITAAMDAVTMIKEGDKRPILIIAPERMPEYPEVPTALEAVQDETGKASLQAIVNMLEMHRSFFGPPNMDEEATIALREAIFQALNDPELQAKAEQTGLPIVPLKGDEEQGKVEIIAEAGKNIVPILKAAVEATK is encoded by the coding sequence ATGCTAAAAAGATCTAAATGGTTTGTAGTGTTCATGGTTGTGGCGTTGTTAGTCAGCAGTATTGCAGGCTGCAGCAGTTCTGCCGGTTCCACAGCTCCTGCGGGAGGAGAGAAACTTTTTTATGAGGGAAAAACGATTACTCTGATTGTACCTAACACTGCCGGCAAGGGAATGGATACCTACGCCAGGATGATTGTCCCATATATTCAGAAATATTCCGGGGCAAAAAATATTATTGTCAAGAATATTACAGGTGCCGGCGGGGTTATCGGTATTAACGATCTATGGAACGCCAAACCTGACGGGTTGACCATTGCTTTTACCAGTATACCTACAATTATTTTATCCCAGCTTTCCGAGGGTGAAGGGGTGAAGTATGACGCAACTCAATTCACTTATCTCGGAAGAGCCTCCACTGAGGCGAGGATACTGACGGTTGGGGGAAACAGCAGTATTAAAAGCATAGAGGATATAGCTGACTTAGGACGTGACTTTAAGTTCCCTACTCAAGGTACGGATGAAGACTTTTTCACCATGGCGGTCATCGCCAATAGTCTTGGCTTCGGGCTTAAAGCAATCACTGGTTACGAAGGGAATGCCGATACGGCCCTGGCCGTGGTCAAAGGGGACGGCGACGGACATATCACAGCCGCTATGGATGCAGTCACCATGATTAAAGAAGGAGATAAGCGCCCTATCCTGATTATTGCGCCGGAAAGAATGCCGGAGTACCCGGAGGTGCCGACAGCCCTTGAAGCGGTTCAAGATGAAACAGGGAAGGCGTCCTTGCAGGCAATCGTCAATATGCTCGAGATGCACAGAAGTTTCTTTGGACCGCCCAATATGGATGAAGAAGCTACCATAGCCTTACGGGAAGCAATCTTCCAGGCCTTAAACGATCCGGAATTGCAGGCTAAGGCGGAACAGACCGGATTGCCCATCGTACCCCTGAAGGGCGATGAAGAACAGGGTAAGGTGGAGATTATTGCCGAAGCCGGCAAAAATATTGTACCCATCTTAAAAGCCGCTGTTGAGGCAACAAAATAA
- a CDS encoding LVIVD repeat-containing protein — protein sequence MALKLIGQNSLQGHGKTMQVMKYKDYLYVGNMVPGIGTIIVDVTNPSLPLVCGEMPAYKNALCSKVQIVDDLMIINYECRTGKPAERLGFSIYSLQDPKNPREIAYYHVGGQGVHRTWYSGEEPYIFVTAVPEGFSDRMLLIVDIKDPAHPQEVGRWWYPGLWTAGGEKPDQPQGLKYKLHHAMVHKDRAYLGMWDAGMYILDISQISNPQVAGSINWGPERGGHTHTGLPLPRRNLLVVTDEAKGLPGEESLKAVRILDIKDDKNPRVLSEFYVENEDYGRYGPRFGPHNLHENRPGSWQSDEIIFVTWFGGGLRVVDISDPCRPKEMDRLIPPPVAGMPPTQVNDVFVGQNGLLYLTDRAGSGIMIAEFTG from the coding sequence ATGGCGCTTAAACTGATAGGACAAAACAGCCTTCAGGGGCATGGCAAAACCATGCAGGTTATGAAATACAAAGACTATTTGTACGTGGGAAACATGGTTCCAGGGATCGGTACCATCATTGTCGATGTTACCAATCCTTCTCTTCCCCTGGTGTGCGGGGAAATGCCGGCTTACAAAAACGCTCTTTGCTCAAAAGTCCAAATTGTGGATGACCTGATGATTATCAACTATGAATGCCGTACGGGGAAACCTGCCGAAAGGCTCGGATTTTCAATCTATAGTCTGCAGGACCCGAAAAACCCGCGGGAGATTGCCTATTACCATGTGGGCGGACAAGGGGTTCACCGCACCTGGTATAGCGGGGAGGAGCCTTATATCTTTGTCACGGCGGTGCCGGAAGGGTTCAGTGACCGGATGCTGCTGATTGTGGATATCAAGGATCCGGCCCATCCCCAAGAGGTCGGGCGTTGGTGGTATCCGGGCCTGTGGACGGCAGGGGGAGAAAAGCCGGATCAACCCCAGGGACTGAAGTACAAGCTCCATCATGCCATGGTGCACAAGGACCGGGCTTATTTGGGGATGTGGGATGCCGGAATGTATATTTTGGATATATCCCAAATCTCAAATCCGCAAGTGGCGGGCAGCATCAATTGGGGTCCGGAAAGGGGAGGGCATACCCACACAGGGCTTCCGCTTCCCCGGCGCAATCTGCTTGTGGTAACGGATGAGGCGAAAGGACTGCCCGGGGAAGAATCTCTGAAGGCTGTCAGAATCCTGGACATCAAAGATGATAAGAACCCCAGGGTGCTGTCCGAGTTCTATGTGGAGAATGAAGATTATGGGAGATACGGGCCCCGGTTCGGACCGCATAATCTTCATGAAAACCGCCCCGGTTCCTGGCAAAGCGATGAAATAATTTTTGTTACCTGGTTTGGCGGCGGGTTAAGAGTTGTCGATATCAGCGACCCCTGCCGGCCTAAGGAGATGGATCGGCTCATACCGCCGCCGGTTGCCGGTATGCCTCCCACTCAGGTCAATGATGTCTTTGTCGGTCAAAACGGTTTGCTTTATTTAACAGACAGGGCCGGCAGCGGCATCATGATTGCCGAGTTTACCGGTTAA
- a CDS encoding 4Fe-4S dicluster domain-containing protein — protein MPKQLHIRYDLCTGCRACELACALKKEAAFWTETASIRVRQVGTGPLDIPVFCHQCSDHPCVQACPAADKALWADEEGIVRVQEGFCFRSRGIDCQRCRRACPGNSIAYHPVSNLPMFCDRCGGEPECARVCASGALAVTNNESFDGKHYALPEEQIVNDLYLRLYGTRIVR, from the coding sequence ATGCCGAAACAGTTGCACATACGCTACGATCTTTGTACAGGGTGCAGGGCTTGTGAATTGGCTTGTGCGTTAAAAAAGGAAGCAGCCTTTTGGACGGAAACAGCCTCGATCAGAGTTCGGCAGGTTGGAACGGGGCCCCTTGATATTCCGGTTTTTTGCCACCAGTGTTCGGATCATCCCTGTGTTCAGGCTTGCCCGGCTGCGGATAAGGCCTTGTGGGCGGACGAGGAAGGCATTGTCAGAGTTCAAGAAGGGTTTTGCTTCAGGAGCCGGGGTATTGATTGTCAGAGATGCAGAAGGGCCTGCCCGGGTAATTCTATCGCCTATCATCCGGTATCCAACCTGCCCATGTTCTGCGACCGCTGCGGGGGGGAGCCGGAGTGCGCGAGAGTTTGCGCTTCCGGTGCGCTGGCAGTTACCAATAACGAAAGTTTTGACGGCAAGCATTATGCGCTGCCGGAAGAGCAGATCGTCAATGACCTTTATCTGAGATTATATGGAACAAGAATAGTAAGATAA
- a CDS encoding Gfo/Idh/MocA family protein, protein MYNPVGVAAIGLGRWAYVMADAYTKSEKLKLVTCYSRTEDKREKFGKRYNCAGDATMEALLAREDVEMVIITVPNDKHAEVIEQCARSGKHIYVEKPISVSLDHAQRIDQVIKETGVKFLCGHSSRRLGALRKMKEMIDTKEIGEVSSIEAVFSNERGLELKKGNWRGEPATAPGGPLTQLGVHQIDNLQFLLGPVARVFNFGKPMYTEVENITVNQTLLEFEDGKQAYLGTNWACPGVFSINVYGTKANLFYQLDFSWWSNSDVTDEHSTLIKREFASMSDDPDNRILRDVKVDFESVDHLRVEVEEVADVIRNGGETEIGAEASLRNLAVVLAAVKSVHEKRPVEIAEIIG, encoded by the coding sequence ATGTACAATCCAGTTGGAGTTGCGGCAATCGGTTTAGGACGGTGGGCCTATGTTATGGCCGATGCCTATACGAAGAGTGAAAAATTAAAGCTTGTTACCTGTTATTCCCGGACAGAAGACAAAAGGGAGAAGTTCGGCAAACGCTATAACTGCGCCGGTGACGCCACTATGGAAGCCCTGCTGGCCCGTGAAGATGTAGAGATGGTCATCATAACGGTTCCCAACGACAAGCATGCCGAAGTGATTGAGCAGTGTGCCCGCTCCGGCAAACATATCTATGTGGAAAAGCCGATTTCCGTATCCCTGGATCATGCCCAACGTATTGATCAAGTCATTAAAGAAACAGGCGTTAAGTTTCTCTGCGGTCACAGTTCCCGCCGCTTAGGCGCTTTGCGCAAAATGAAAGAGATGATTGATACCAAGGAAATCGGCGAAGTATCTTCCATTGAAGCCGTTTTCTCCAATGAACGGGGTCTGGAGCTGAAAAAAGGGAACTGGCGGGGAGAGCCCGCCACGGCACCCGGCGGTCCCCTCACCCAGCTGGGGGTTCACCAGATTGATAATCTGCAATTTCTGCTGGGACCGGTGGCCAGAGTCTTTAACTTCGGGAAACCAATGTATACCGAGGTGGAAAATATCACGGTAAATCAAACCCTGCTGGAGTTTGAAGATGGAAAACAGGCTTATTTAGGAACTAATTGGGCCTGCCCGGGCGTCTTCTCCATCAATGTTTACGGCACCAAGGCCAACCTGTTTTATCAGCTGGATTTCAGCTGGTGGAGCAATTCGGATGTCACCGACGAGCACTCAACCCTGATCAAACGGGAATTCGCCAGCATGAGCGATGATCCCGACAATCGGATTCTGCGGGATGTCAAAGTGGATTTCGAGTCGGTGGATCATTTGCGAGTGGAAGTGGAAGAAGTTGCGGACGTTATCCGCAACGGGGGAGAGACCGAGATCGGTGCGGAAGCCTCCCTGCGGAATTTAGCGGTGGTTTTGGCTGCGGTAAAATCCGTTCACGAGAAAAGGCCGGTAGAAATTGCGGAGATAATCGGTTAA
- a CDS encoding ATP-grasp domain-containing protein has product MYLYEYEAKEVFSKYGIPLGQNGIATNPAEAGMICAGIGKPVVVKAQVMAGGRGKAGLILPAADPEAAAKAAAQILGKEHHGEQVKKLLIEEQIEIAREVYASITMDFTEGKPVMMVSAQGGMEIESLAAANPELLIKEHIDPWREVFGHRLRDLWRRAGFRGGQVVELENILGRLVRVFLETDALTAEINPLVMTQEGKIIAADAKLILDDEASFRSEIIRNASRPEINPLEKRAGDLNVTYVSIEEGGDIGIIAGGAGLSMATMDAVYGIGAKPAAFIDLGGGISRERMKESLLLMTETPNLRGIIINVFGGINNCLTMAAGLADFLDEKPTDVKIVVKMRGHEQEEGWRILERYGIPTVKFETTDVAIRLLMQVLAKEVTAGGTHHQ; this is encoded by the coding sequence ATGTACCTTTATGAATATGAAGCCAAAGAGGTTTTTAGTAAGTATGGCATACCCCTTGGGCAAAACGGCATAGCTACCAACCCTGCTGAAGCCGGAATGATCTGTGCCGGAATCGGCAAACCGGTTGTAGTAAAAGCGCAGGTCATGGCAGGCGGGCGTGGCAAAGCGGGATTAATTCTTCCGGCAGCTGACCCTGAAGCAGCCGCAAAGGCAGCGGCCCAAATTTTGGGCAAGGAGCACCATGGCGAGCAAGTCAAAAAGCTGTTGATAGAAGAGCAGATTGAGATTGCCCGGGAGGTTTATGCCAGCATTACCATGGACTTTACTGAAGGGAAACCCGTTATGATGGTATCGGCCCAAGGCGGGATGGAAATTGAGAGCTTGGCGGCAGCCAACCCGGAGCTGCTGATCAAAGAGCATATCGATCCCTGGCGGGAGGTGTTCGGCCACCGGTTAAGGGATTTGTGGCGCAGAGCAGGCTTTCGCGGCGGACAGGTTGTTGAATTGGAGAATATTTTAGGCAGGCTGGTAAGGGTTTTTCTGGAAACGGACGCTCTGACCGCAGAAATAAATCCGCTGGTGATGACACAGGAGGGAAAGATCATAGCGGCGGATGCCAAATTGATCCTGGACGATGAAGCTTCTTTCCGCAGTGAAATCATCAGGAATGCTTCCCGCCCGGAGATCAATCCACTGGAAAAGAGGGCCGGGGATTTAAATGTGACTTATGTGAGCATTGAGGAAGGGGGAGATATCGGAATTATCGCCGGGGGAGCCGGGCTATCCATGGCGACCATGGATGCGGTCTATGGGATCGGGGCCAAGCCGGCCGCTTTCATCGATCTTGGCGGCGGGATATCCCGGGAAAGAATGAAAGAAAGCCTGCTTTTGATGACGGAGACCCCGAATCTGCGGGGGATCATCATCAATGTATTCGGCGGGATCAATAATTGCCTGACCATGGCCGCGGGGCTGGCGGATTTTCTGGATGAAAAGCCAACCGATGTTAAAATTGTTGTCAAAATGCGGGGACATGAACAGGAAGAAGGCTGGCGGATCTTGGAGCGGTATGGTATTCCGACGGTTAAATTCGAGACGACTGATGTAGCAATCAGGCTGTTAATGCAAGTGTTGGCGAAGGAGGTGACGGCCGGTGGGACTCATCATCAATAA
- the sucD gene encoding succinate--CoA ligase subunit alpha: protein MGLIINKDTHVIVQGGTGKQGSYHVKAMLEYGTKVVAGVTPGRGGNQVGGLPVYDTVREAKERHKIDASLIMVPAPFVLSAAIEAIDAGVPLIVIVTEHIPVKDTMKINALAQEKGCRLLGPNTIGVINCREKVKIGIMPGFLYGSGRIGLISRSGTLSHETASNLMFKGLGVSTVIGIGGDQIIGTDFVDALKDFKEDQDTEAVVMLGEIGGNREEKAAEYLQSCDYGKPVFCFIAGRNAPPGKKMGHAGAIIQGSAGTVQSKEDKLRQAGVRIAVSLEDLVESVAGWRQKD, encoded by the coding sequence GTGGGACTCATCATCAATAAGGATACCCATGTTATCGTCCAGGGGGGGACCGGGAAGCAGGGTTCCTATCACGTAAAAGCCATGCTGGAGTATGGCACTAAAGTGGTAGCGGGGGTAACCCCCGGCAGAGGGGGGAATCAGGTCGGGGGTCTTCCCGTTTATGATACGGTCCGAGAGGCCAAAGAAAGGCATAAAATTGACGCCAGCCTGATTATGGTACCGGCTCCCTTTGTATTAAGCGCGGCAATCGAAGCAATCGACGCGGGAGTGCCGCTGATCGTTATCGTAACGGAGCATATACCCGTTAAAGATACCATGAAGATAAATGCTCTGGCCCAGGAAAAGGGGTGCAGGCTGCTGGGGCCCAATACCATCGGCGTCATTAATTGCCGGGAAAAAGTAAAAATAGGGATTATGCCCGGTTTCCTTTACGGTTCCGGGAGGATTGGACTCATATCCCGCAGCGGGACGTTGAGCCATGAGACCGCTTCCAATCTGATGTTCAAAGGGTTAGGGGTAAGCACGGTGATTGGCATTGGCGGGGACCAGATTATTGGCACCGACTTTGTCGACGCTTTAAAAGACTTTAAAGAGGATCAAGATACGGAAGCCGTCGTGATGTTGGGGGAAATCGGCGGCAACCGTGAGGAGAAAGCAGCGGAATACCTGCAAAGCTGTGATTATGGAAAACCGGTCTTCTGCTTTATTGCTGGCCGTAACGCTCCCCCCGGCAAAAAAATGGGCCATGCGGGTGCGATTATCCAGGGAAGTGCAGGAACAGTCCAAAGCAAAGAGGATAAGCTGAGACAAGCCGGAGTACGAATTGCCGTAAGCCTGGAAGATTTGGTCGAAAGTGTGGCCGGGTGGAGGCAAAAGGATTAA
- a CDS encoding FadR/GntR family transcriptional regulator, with the protein MFMPLKPYGNLSESVVSQIIQALNTGNLKPGDKLPPEREMCEMFSVSRTVIRDALKTLAGLGVVTIRHGMGAFINEVADKPGDISRLASLLQITWGTMEELFQVRGILESKAVFWCTQNATDEGIAELEDIIRSAENSENDSKLALFDAEFHLKICEVAGNRVLVRLMINVLDLLGEVREKVLMIPGRQRLSVRDHQEIVEAIRERNPELACQRMINHLKDIENAVSAALSERGENNQNVPGCPNYKRLPLR; encoded by the coding sequence ATGTTTATGCCGCTTAAACCTTATGGAAATTTATCTGAAAGCGTCGTCAGTCAAATCATTCAGGCCTTAAACACGGGAAATCTGAAGCCCGGTGATAAGCTTCCTCCCGAAAGGGAAATGTGTGAAATGTTTTCGGTCAGCAGGACGGTTATCCGTGACGCCTTAAAGACCCTTGCCGGTCTTGGCGTAGTAACGATCAGGCACGGGATGGGTGCTTTCATCAATGAAGTGGCGGATAAACCGGGCGATATCAGCAGGTTGGCATCATTGCTGCAAATAACCTGGGGAACCATGGAAGAGCTGTTCCAGGTCCGGGGCATATTGGAAAGCAAGGCAGTCTTTTGGTGCACGCAAAATGCCACGGATGAGGGTATCGCTGAGCTTGAGGATATCATCCGGAGTGCTGAAAATTCGGAGAATGACTCGAAATTGGCCCTATTCGATGCCGAGTTCCATCTTAAGATTTGTGAAGTTGCCGGAAACCGTGTCCTGGTCCGGCTCATGATTAATGTTCTGGATCTTTTGGGTGAGGTCCGGGAAAAAGTCCTGATGATACCGGGGCGACAGCGTCTATCGGTGCGCGATCACCAGGAAATTGTGGAGGCGATCCGGGAGCGCAATCCCGAATTAGCCTGTCAACGAATGATTAACCACCTAAAAGACATCGAAAACGCTGTGAGCGCTGCCCTGTCGGAAAGGGGGGAGAACAATCAAAACGTACCCGGTTGCCCAAATTATAAACGGCTGCCTTTAAGGTAA
- the ald gene encoding alanine dehydrogenase, which produces MIIGIPKEIKIYENRVGMPPAGVDALVKAGHTCYLEQSAGLGSGFTDEEYREAGAVILETAQEVYERAEMIVKVKEPLKSEYSLLRENQILFTYLHLAPNQELTEALLEAKVVGIAYETVELSNKSLPLLAPMSEVAGRMAIQVGAHLLEKTNGGRGMLLGGVSGVEPAKVVIIGGGNVGINAVKIAVGLGAQVIVLDISGARLAYLDDIFGGRVVTLMSNNYNIAKAVRRADLVIGAVLIPGARTPKVVTEEMVKTMKPGAVLVDVAIDQGGAIESMDRVTSLDDPYFVKHGVIHYSVGNMPGAVPRTSTMALTNATLPYVLKIASLGAEKAMMEDEALRKGLNVYKGKLTIKTVAEAQGLEHTPSEELF; this is translated from the coding sequence ATGATTATTGGCATACCAAAAGAAATTAAAATCTATGAAAATCGGGTAGGCATGCCTCCCGCCGGTGTTGACGCTCTGGTTAAGGCCGGTCACACATGTTATCTGGAGCAATCGGCGGGTTTAGGCAGTGGTTTTACAGATGAGGAATATCGAGAGGCCGGCGCCGTTATTCTTGAGACCGCCCAGGAAGTCTATGAACGGGCGGAGATGATCGTTAAAGTCAAGGAACCTTTAAAATCTGAGTACTCTCTTCTAAGGGAGAATCAAATTCTCTTCACTTATCTTCATTTGGCACCGAATCAGGAATTGACAGAAGCCCTTTTGGAAGCGAAGGTCGTCGGCATAGCATATGAAACAGTGGAGCTTTCGAATAAATCCTTGCCGCTGCTGGCACCGATGAGTGAAGTAGCGGGCCGCATGGCCATTCAAGTAGGGGCTCACTTGCTGGAAAAGACCAATGGCGGCAGAGGAATGCTTTTGGGCGGCGTCTCAGGGGTGGAGCCGGCTAAGGTCGTGATCATCGGCGGTGGAAATGTGGGCATTAATGCTGTGAAGATCGCCGTAGGATTAGGTGCTCAGGTTATCGTGCTGGATATCAGCGGCGCCAGACTGGCCTATCTGGATGATATTTTTGGCGGCCGGGTGGTCACCTTGATGTCCAATAATTATAATATCGCTAAAGCGGTCAGGAGAGCGGATTTAGTCATTGGCGCCGTTTTGATTCCCGGGGCCAGGACCCCTAAGGTAGTCACGGAAGAGATGGTCAAAACCATGAAACCCGGTGCGGTACTGGTGGATGTGGCCATCGATCAGGGGGGAGCCATTGAGAGCATGGATCGGGTTACCTCCCTTGATGATCCCTATTTCGTTAAGCATGGCGTGATTCACTATTCAGTAGGCAATATGCCGGGGGCAGTGCCCCGGACCTCCACCATGGCTTTAACCAATGCCACCTTGCCCTATGTATTGAAAATTGCCAGTTTGGGTGCTGAAAAAGCTATGATGGAAGATGAAGCCCTAAGAAAAGGGCTGAATGTCTACAAAGGAAAGCTGACGATTAAGACGGTTGCCGAGGCTCAAGGCCTGGAGCATACTCCCAGTGAAGAGCTATTTTAG